The following coding sequences are from one Candidatus Bathyarchaeota archaeon window:
- a CDS encoding DNA-directed DNA polymerase I gives MEQKRLDEFSIPLPKPQENKVESLPFKEVLEKERRQKSFEAPENLPPSYFVSATYDGKVGKAVIKLYEPISGRIYFWYDNTGHKPYCYTNLSPLELEKIDRLVKHPGFDHLEIEEKYNPLLDRMVTVTKVVAKDPLAIGGRPKGCIRDIIPEDFQKVSDTPVSTESIKVWEAKIKYYQSYIYDRKLLPGMVYEVKNGNLVQTSLNEAEKMVKQIVGAFKDATTEELEYIEQWARLLEYPAPKFRYAAIDIEVQSPIPTRMPDPRVAEYPIVCVSVYGSDGQKRVLLLKRVGVQEGAEHLPVDVKVEFFDSEENLIKSVFDVLLDYPLIVTFNGDDFDLRYLAHRAEKFGFKREEIPIEPGKRICLLKYGVHIDLYKFFFNRSIQIYAFSNRYRDVTLGDVGKALIGLDKIPLEKSIGELTYSELAKYCFRDAEITYKLASFDDELVLKLILVLARISSMPMEDVSRQGVSRWIRNFMHREHRRRGMLIPNAEDILALKGKTATKAIIKGKKYKGAIVVEPVPGVHFNVAVMDFPSLYPSIIKVWNLGYQSILCGHPECQLNLVPDTPHWVCRKKRALESLLIGSLRDLRVYWYKPKSKDKTLPPELRSWYNIIQGALKVILNASYGVFGAETFDLYCPPVAEATAAIGRHAITQIIKKAEELHIQVLYGDTDSVFLKNPTKEQIQALEDWTEKTLKMGLDVDKVYRYAVFSSRKKNYLGVLEDGSVDVKGLTGKKRHIPIFIKKAFDKMKEHLAMVKTPADFEKAKKDIIQTIRDCYTRLKRREWESLNELAFNVVLGEELERYTKTTPQHVKAARILKESGIELKAGDLISFVKVVNEPHVKPVELATKNEIDVDKYIAYLHSTFDQVLDALGLDFEEIIGLTKLERFM, from the coding sequence ATGGAGCAGAAACGGCTAGACGAATTTTCGATACCTCTTCCGAAACCGCAAGAAAACAAAGTAGAGTCTTTACCCTTTAAGGAAGTTTTAGAAAAAGAGCGAAGACAAAAAAGTTTTGAAGCGCCCGAAAATTTGCCCCCTTCATATTTTGTTTCAGCCACCTACGACGGAAAAGTTGGTAAGGCTGTTATAAAACTGTACGAACCGATTTCCGGGCGGATCTACTTTTGGTATGATAACACCGGACATAAGCCCTACTGCTACACCAACCTTTCGCCTCTTGAACTGGAAAAGATTGACCGTCTAGTAAAGCATCCAGGCTTTGACCACCTCGAAATTGAGGAAAAATATAATCCCCTTTTGGACAGGATGGTCACAGTTACAAAGGTTGTAGCTAAAGATCCATTGGCGATTGGCGGACGCCCAAAAGGATGCATTAGGGACATTATTCCAGAAGATTTCCAAAAAGTTTCAGACACACCAGTTTCTACGGAATCTATCAAGGTTTGGGAAGCAAAAATAAAGTATTACCAGTCCTACATCTATGACCGCAAACTTTTGCCCGGCATGGTTTATGAAGTTAAAAACGGCAACCTCGTCCAAACCTCCTTGAATGAAGCGGAAAAAATGGTTAAGCAGATAGTCGGTGCTTTTAAGGATGCAACCACCGAAGAGCTTGAGTATATCGAGCAATGGGCTAGGTTATTGGAGTACCCGGCTCCAAAATTTCGCTACGCCGCTATAGACATTGAAGTGCAGTCGCCTATTCCAACACGCATGCCAGATCCCCGCGTTGCAGAATATCCAATAGTTTGCGTTTCAGTTTATGGCTCAGATGGCCAAAAGCGAGTGCTTCTGTTAAAGCGCGTGGGCGTACAGGAAGGTGCAGAGCATTTGCCAGTTGATGTAAAAGTGGAGTTTTTTGACTCTGAAGAGAATCTTATAAAGTCTGTTTTTGACGTTTTGTTGGATTACCCACTCATTGTCACCTTCAACGGCGACGACTTTGACCTGCGGTATTTAGCACATAGAGCGGAAAAATTTGGCTTCAAGAGGGAAGAAATCCCCATAGAGCCGGGTAAGCGTATATGCCTTTTGAAGTATGGAGTGCATATAGACCTCTACAAGTTTTTCTTCAACCGCTCCATTCAAATATACGCCTTCAGCAACCGCTATCGAGACGTTACATTGGGCGACGTCGGAAAAGCCCTAATAGGGTTAGACAAAATACCCTTGGAAAAAAGTATAGGCGAATTAACCTATTCGGAACTTGCCAAATACTGTTTCAGAGACGCAGAGATCACTTACAAACTTGCAAGCTTTGATGACGAGCTTGTTTTGAAGCTAATACTCGTGTTAGCTAGGATAAGCAGTATGCCAATGGAGGATGTGAGTCGCCAAGGCGTTTCACGCTGGATAAGAAATTTCATGCACCGCGAGCACCGCAGAAGGGGCATGCTGATTCCAAACGCAGAGGATATTCTAGCCTTAAAGGGCAAAACTGCCACAAAAGCAATAATCAAAGGCAAAAAGTACAAAGGCGCCATAGTAGTCGAGCCTGTGCCAGGGGTCCACTTTAACGTTGCTGTAATGGATTTCCCAAGCCTATATCCATCCATAATAAAGGTTTGGAATTTGGGCTATCAGTCAATTTTATGTGGACATCCAGAATGCCAGTTAAACCTCGTGCCAGACACGCCTCACTGGGTCTGCCGCAAAAAACGCGCCCTAGAAAGTCTCCTTATCGGCTCACTGCGAGATCTGCGAGTTTACTGGTATAAGCCCAAATCAAAGGACAAGACTTTGCCACCGGAGCTTAGAAGCTGGTATAACATTATTCAAGGAGCATTAAAAGTTATTTTAAATGCCAGCTACGGAGTTTTTGGCGCTGAAACATTCGACCTCTACTGTCCACCCGTAGCTGAAGCTACTGCCGCCATTGGAAGACACGCAATAACCCAAATAATTAAGAAAGCGGAAGAACTGCACATTCAGGTACTTTACGGCGATACAGACAGCGTTTTCCTGAAAAACCCGACAAAAGAGCAAATACAAGCCCTCGAAGATTGGACTGAAAAAACACTCAAAATGGGCTTAGACGTGGACAAAGTTTATCGCTACGCAGTTTTCAGCTCCCGCAAAAAGAATTATCTAGGCGTTTTAGAAGACGGAAGCGTGGACGTGAAAGGTTTAACTGGCAAGAAGCGCCACATCCCCATATTCATAAAGAAGGCTTTTGATAAAATGAAAGAGCATCTAGCCATGGTGAAAACTCCAGCAGACTTCGAGAAAGCGAAAAAGGACATTATCCAAACCATTAGAGACTGCTACACCCGCCTAAAAAGACGTGAATGGGAAAGCCTAAATGAACTTGCCTTTAACGTTGTTTTAGGCGAGGAGTTGGAACGCTACACAAAAACGACACCTCAACACGTTAAGGCTGCAAGAATCTTAAAAGAAAGTGGAATAGAGCTGAAAGCGGGTGACTTGATAAGTTTTGTTAAAGTTGTGAATGAACCGCATGTAAAGCCGGTAGAATTGGCGACAAAAAACGAGATAGACGTTGACAAGTATATAGCCTACCTCCACTCCACCTTTGATCAGGTCTTGGACGCGTTAGGCTTAGACTTTGAAGAAATAATTGGGTTAACTAAGCTGGAACGCTTCATGTGA
- a CDS encoding QueT transporter family protein → MKFESKDVVLTAVFAALYAAAVVFLAPISFEVFQVRVADALLPFAAVLGLPVAFGTSLGCFIANFYSSLGIVDVAGGAIANFIACILAWHIGGKSVFRRFSSCLAETVIVTLIVGSYLAVLLSMPIEVGLLGVFIGSVIAIDILGFSLLEALYRSGVAQKIVKR, encoded by the coding sequence TTGAAGTTTGAAAGTAAAGATGTGGTTTTAACAGCAGTTTTTGCGGCACTTTACGCAGCTGCAGTGGTTTTCTTAGCACCCATAAGCTTTGAAGTTTTTCAGGTGAGAGTAGCCGATGCACTTTTACCCTTTGCTGCCGTTTTAGGCTTGCCAGTGGCCTTTGGGACAAGTCTCGGCTGTTTTATTGCAAATTTTTATAGTAGTTTGGGCATCGTTGATGTTGCAGGCGGAGCCATCGCAAACTTTATTGCATGCATCTTGGCATGGCACATCGGTGGAAAAAGCGTTTTCCGTAGATTTTCGTCTTGTCTGGCAGAGACAGTCATTGTCACGCTGATTGTTGGAAGTTACTTAGCTGTGCTTCTCAGCATGCCAATAGAGGTTGGATTACTTGGCGTTTTCATCGGCTCTGTTATAGCAATCGATATTCTGGGTTTCAGCTTGCTTGAAGCTTTGTATAGAAGCGGTGTAGCCCAAAAAATTGTGAAACGTTAA